The following is a genomic window from Nymphaea colorata isolate Beijing-Zhang1983 chromosome 3, ASM883128v2, whole genome shotgun sequence.
tatcatcattctagtcaATGCCCAAATcgttctcctcttcttccacattAGAACATGTTGATGGAATAGaaggttcttcgaatcttgaattaacaacttcaagttcattgtcttcttctaaGTTAAGGTCTTCTACATTCACATCCCAATTTTTAGTTTCTCCTTTcctacaagacaaaaaaaaaattgtaattattatgatattatcgaataagaagagaaacatctaaatcaataaatcatatacttatttacctatattcttctttgtttcgTGATAAAAGCCGaaggttagaatgcacataaaccaaatCTTTTGCAcgtttgcttgtgagattattttgttttatagtgtggatttgtgaatatgtactccaatttctctcagagcatgaagatgtagcaggTTGAACTAGCAATCTCAAAGCAAGACGTTGAAGGGTATGATAAGCATATCCATGTTTAATCCACCAAGACATAGGTGCATAATCATCTTTATCTACAGTTGCACATAGATCTTCTCCAATTCCGGTAGAAaacctttcaaactcatcatgAGCTTCGCgattttgatgtacatcaatAAAAATCCTATTAAGACATGCCAATatgttttttgataattttggaTCCTTATGTGGTGGAGTTCTTCCAATACCTTGTGCAAGccacttttttccataatatttaggattcAATGAATGTGCCATGCATTGAAGAAGAGTGctacttttatcccatcttgcaatcaatattttacgcacatgaacaaaaaatgctgaatcttcaaatgcaatattttttttctcatgcttaaaaatgacatcttggattttttcaatcatagtgTCCCACATCTCATAAACACGATGCAATGTTgaattatcacaatcaagaactTTCAACATCTCCCAAAAAGGCtctgtgaatgcaagaaaataaaagattttatccCACCACTTGTCATCAAGAATCAATCTtttgattgcttgagctttgtcatcatcatcagcacgATAAAAATTCCAATCATCATCAGTCACCATACTGATCAATGCACTTTTAACCCTTTTcatccttttgaccataacaatTAAAGATGCAAAACGTGTCTCTGCAACTCTTAACAATTTTAGATCAGAATGTTTGTCATAAATGGAAAGTGCATATTGATGATTTACTATaaaatttctgatgttcctcacatccttttccaagtcttcaatccatgaacataattcataagcatgaggatcttgctctttgcttggtggattgcatatacCCTTTAGAGCCAAATTTAAGCTATGGACTGCACAAGGAGTCCAAAAGATATGAGGATAATCATGTTCTATCGCAATTCCAGCTGCTTTGCATATAGGTGTATCGTCTGTAATTATTTGAACAACCTTATCTTTCCCCacttcttcaattatttccatgaacaatcctttcaaatactcagcacttttgtattcaccagatgcatctattgcttttaaaaaaattggtctatttgctgaagttgcaatgaaattaataaaagGGCGCCTTTGCAAATTTGTCcagccatcagaaacaatagaaactccGTGTTGCTTCCAAGTTAACTTTTGATACTCTAACAAATTGTTCACTTGAGACTTTTGTTGTTCTAGTAGTATAGTGCGAAGTCTTTCCGAACTAGGGGGAACATACCCAGACAAGTTACAATTTGCAATATATGTAACTAAATCTCTCCAATATGGACttctagctacattaaatggtatgcaaTTAGCATAGAAAAATGCCGccacttttagatctaattcttgCCGTCCTTGTAAACTAAATGACTCCTTAATTGATTTCTGAgtaacatcaacaacttttcttttttttagacCACCCTTAACAtcatcatgtaaaattgaagcaaagtTAATATAACCAGATGATgccatgcttttctttttctcaaaggcttcttgttctttcttcaactgatcCAAACTCTCATTACTGATTTCTACGTATGACCATAATGGTCGGTCTACCTGTGCAGTAGATGCAGCTGATCCAGAtccacaacttgaacttgtagGTTGAGAGACTCTTTTTCCTCTGTTCGCCATACTACATTAAAAATAATCGAAAAGatataaaaaacacataatgaatagaaaattaaagaaataaaacaatacacaCAACAGTTCAGCAAAATCAATactaagaaacaaaagaatgagttaCCAAACAGTTTTTAAGAAACATCTCAACATTATAAGTGCATAAGAAAGCATGACAACTTAGAATATCTGCAAAGCTGATATAAATGTGAAACCAGCATATATGTCATTCCAATTATATTACAAATATTTCCTGAGGTTCATTGTATCTGTTTCTGTAATAAGTGATAATctaaacacacacaaaaatggaaatggaactCCAAATATCacttgtatttttaaaattgatatGCTTTTATAGTTCACGTTTAGAATCGTAAATTACAATAGAATAACTGGAGACTGCGATAGACTCTGAAGGCTGACTGCAGGTAGACTCCGATAGAAAAATCATACAAAGTTACAAACAAAGCCATCATCCAAGCACCACACCTTATGACAATCAAAGCCACTGCAGATACAAAACCCAAACATGAATTAAGTGAACGAACGCATACACACTCAAAAAGGGGTAAAAGAAAGCCTTAGGAGAGCGTGGTTTTCAGCAACATTCAACTAACATTTATGTCAATTATATGGAAGATCATGCAAAACTCAAGAGCCGCAAGACTATAACTTGCACGTCCACAAAAATAAAGTCTGCTAAATCCATCATCCATAGCATTGAACAAGAGTTAAGGCTCAAGATCGACGGattaaccgtccaatcttcaaacaaaaaaatccccaaatcggcaaatccgagaaaaaaaaaaccaaatcaagaaaatgaaaccctaagttcgaatatcgaaaaaaaaaaacctgcctACCGCCGATTGCCACTGGACACCACTAGCCGTCGCAGTGGGTCGCCGGACATTGTCATCGTCACCGACCATAGTTGTCGAACTTGCTCTGCTGCAGAAAGCATTGGTGAAGTGCAGAGCTCGACTTCAATTCGATATaaaatcaaacattttttttgttcggaTCGAGTTTGACTCGGACCCGATCCAATCCGTACCCACCCATTTGTACCTGGATCTACGTACCGGCATACCAAAGCGGGTACGTGGGTTGaatccacgtacccgtgtcaaGTAGACTGCAACTTCATTGTAGCTGGAATGCTTGACAAAAAACATAAGTAATTGTAACATACCAATTTTTCAAGATCAAATCGatgaaaaaaagtagaaaatgatatttctatGTGGCTTGATTAAGCTTCTTATAATCAAAGATACTCCACCCTATGATAGTGCACATAGGGACCTCTTCCCCGTGCTCATTCGTGATCACAATGAGTTCAGACTTCTTAGGTATTTGCTTGAATTAAACTATGGGTAAATAATCCCAGCTCTTGACCACTTTTCGGTTAAAGAAGGAAGGGGTTCAAAAAATCTCTTTCAATGGAAGtcatgaaagaaaggaaaagacaacACTGTCATATCCTCTATATCAACATAATAATCAAAATCTTCAATCGAATCCAAGCTACTGTTATAATCAACTCCTAGCGAATGTGCACAAATGAATGCCACAAATTATTATGTTTCtttctcaaccacatctttAACCTCAGCAACCTGGAAGCGTGCATTGTCTGAAACACCCAAAGTAGCATTGAAAACATCTAAACTTACTTTCTTGTTGTTGAGATGTCCATGATTCCTATGCTATAATTTATACATGCACTTGTAGTAGCCAAAAAAGGTTTACCAAGAAAGATTGGGAGTCATGCATCCAGAATCCACACCCTTCATGTCTAGTATGACAAAATTaataggaaaataaaagtccTCTACCTTAACCAGCACGTTCTCAAGAATGTCTCGTGGTATCTTCATGGACCGATCTGCTAAATAGGATAGCCATACATAccaatttcaaaaaagaaatcaggaaGAATATTCACACTCATTCTATGATCAAATAGTGTTCCCTCCATCTCGATGTTCCCAATGACACATAGGATGGGAGGGGTACCTAGATGAGAGAATATTGGAGTTTTGCAATTTAGATGGAGTTTGATGATGGAGCACCTAACTCACATGCTCATTTAATCTGACGTTGGTAGAAATCTTTCTTGAGCACCTCTTTTGCATACAAATCTCTTTTAGGAACTTTTCATATGTAGGGACCTGACCAATGGCATCAAGAAGATGCAAGTTGATTTGCACAAGTTTAAAGATTTCAAGCATGCTCCACGTCTTTAAACCTTGTATGGATAATGTCATTGAGTTCTCCGATGCCTTAGGAAAGGGCAATCAAGGAATAACTTCTGGATGCTCCCTATGAGATGTCATACCCTTCTAAGCACTAGATGGCAAACTCAATGGTTTTCGGCAGGATGGTAATTGAAGATGCTgtaagtgaagaagaagatgtgtttttcttttgctcTTGCTCCTATGCCTTTATGCTAGGCTGTAGTTGGTTATACGCTTGATTATTCTTCAGCATCATAACCTGAAGGATTCCCTGAAGCCTTATCATTGCTCTTAGGGTTCCTCATGGGCTGACTAGGTTCCATCTGGACTTCTACTTATTGGCTCGGCAAGCTAGTCCACCTATTTCcaggggcagagctagaaattttgtttGGGAAGGGCGAAATGATACTGCTTCAAatttttatagaatcttaattATGTTTATtcaaactttcacattgatcaaatgcaaattttttcaaattcttatctattaaattttgtttttccaaaatttaaggGAGACCATAGCCCTATCggcccccttggctccgccactgcttatCTCTAGCTTAGACAATGATGAGGTAGAAACTAAGTAtctaatcatattttggatAAGAACTATAAATGAGAATTTATGATCTGATCATACTTCTGATTCTGGTCTATCCTCTgaattatcttttcattttaaagcTTTCATCTCCTCATGGATCTGTTCGTTATCgcctttgcttttcaacttggtgGCCGAGtgtttttctgctttatttCGTCACGCtgcggtcgttggcttccttACACCGCATTCACTCCCCCACTTACAGACATTTtccacccttcagtatgctgacGACTTTCTCCTGTTTGGCACTGCTTCTCGTCAACAGGTTATGAGAACTGAACCTCGCTCTGAGAAAATAGGGTTGCAACAGGTTACAGACCTTTtccacccttcagtatgctgacGACTTTCTCCTGTTTGGCACTGCTTCTCGTCAACAGGTTATTAGAGCTTCTCGTCAACAGGTTatgagaacttggctcatccttcgggtttttgagctcatctcgggtctaTCTATTAATTCTTCTAAGTATTATCTTTCCCTCATCCACACGAATCCGGCCACAGTACTTCTtgcggaagcttgctttgggtgtaaggctgcTGGCCTGCCTATGGAATATTTAGgtcttcagattacgttgtcaCCTCCTGCACCCTCTTTTTGGGATGGAGTGGAGCAAAAGCTTGTTaatcgccttcagtgttggcaaGGAAAACTGCTTTCTCTCCCAGGCCGCATTACTCTTACTAAACACTGTCTCGCGTATGTCCCCCTCCACGCTCTGGCGGTCCATATTTTTACATCTTGtcctttcttctttagtgtCCTTGCCTCTGCCTGGCCTTCTCTTGTTGGTAGCCTTACAGACTCACCttccattcgtcttcttttccttttctgtccTTCCCCTAATTTGTCTGTTTCATGGGGCCGTGTTTGGaagttgtggctcatttcagcttggtggcgcatttgggagaagcgcaacaacagggtctttagGGGCACCTTAGCTTTGCCGGAGTCTGTGGCTCGGCTTGTGCAgggagatgttcattttgtcattcAGCTGCGGCGTCATCCTCTTTTTGCGACTGGAAGATGATGTCGGTCTGTCCTTCCACTCTTTTTCTaccccttttttgtttttctgtacgTTGTATTTATACttcatcttttgcttttgtcttgcggtttgttactgtaactaagggacttcttgtccccaatttttgtatttaggggacgTCTTGTCCCccaattttgatatacattcccattttatcggctcctcatggatcttcaaaattttgtttccaaagatgaagaagacaaagaaccaTAATATTCAGAACTTCAAAAGTATGATTAGATGAATAAGTAAAAGGCTATAAATGAGATCTCTAGTAGATAGGTTAGGATGAGGTGGCTGGGTTGTGGCGCTTAGTCATATGTAGAGTTGAGTTACACCATGAGAAATTAAGAtggtttttccaaaaaagataCTGTAGACGAGCATGGATCCTAGGATGGCTAAAGAAAACCAATCAGATTGGACTTGTCCTCCAATGTACTcaaggtattcagtcatagaaGGAAAACCTGAGGTCAGGTTTATTGGAATCTAGCATAAGGTGCACACAAAAGACCGGTTCAAAATGGGATTAGATAAAATTTGGTTCATCTTCCTAGATAGAACATCAAATTGATTGTGAAAATGGCTGGATTAACCTATTTTGAAAACTCCCTCTTCTTAACTAATCCCTACATGCCCCTCTCATCACAAACAGATGTAGAAGATGAGGATACATTGTATAGAGAATTTTCAGAAAGCATGTTGAATAGTTGCCGTGTCTCATAATCATTCTTCAGAAGGATGGAACCAAAGTATGAAGAATCAACAACCTGTACGTTCCCATAAAACATTGTAATACTTGTGACTTGGTGACATGGATACCTGTGCAAAAGTTCCTTCATATTTCCCCAAGACGGTAAGAAAACTCATTGTCATGAGCCATGAGGTGGAGGTAGGGGCTGCAGGGGGCAATACTGAAATAAAAAGTCatgtataatttttaaaaatttcaagttacccctataaaaatttaaaattttggaacatATAAATCCCCCACCCccacaaggaaaaaaaaaaagaagaagaaagaatctACACCTGAGAGTAGGGTAATCTTTCAAAGATTATTGCCCACATTGTTGATTTGCATCGTAGcacaaaaatccaaaatttaatcAATGCAGTTGTAAGTGTCCCCACCTTCAAGGCCATGGAAGGATGAAAGCGTGTTAATGATGCTGGCTTTGATTTCATATTCTGGTGCTCCAGTCTCATGCTTGGTGACTATGGGGCCCTAATTGTAGTTAGTCAGGATAAAGAATTCTCGCTACAGCGTAGCAAGTTTCTCCTACATCAATATGCTTTATGTTGTTGCTTCTACTTTTCTATTGCTTCTTGTCCTCTTTAAGTCTTCTAAGCAATTGAAAAAGTTGCTCCGGCTCAGGTTCAAACGGATGCAAAGGCACTCCTATAGCCCTCTTACTATGCGTACATTAGACTACTCCTGGGCCAGGTTGAATTGATGGAACTAAATACCCAGATAGAAAGTTAACCAAGTCCTTGCAATGTGGATGTTTTGTTCCACATTCCATATACCCCGTTTTGTTTGAGGGGATGGAATTATAGTTTCAGGTACTTTTAGTTCCATGTTTGTTTATGCATGGAACTAAAATACCAAAAGCAATCCTCTCGCCTCTCTTTGGCTGCCGACTGCTGGTTGGGGCTTGTCAAGGAAACAGCAGGAGAGCAGGGCAGGGTTTAAGATTTTGAAGGCTCCTGGGTCAAGCTGACGGGAGAGGGGAACGTCAAGCGGAAGCGGAAGAAATAGGCGCAGGGGAAGGGAGAAGTGAAATGGAAAGAGACAGGCTCAGCAATACTGAACGTGAAGCCTGCTGATCAGAGGAGCACGACAGCTTGGAGCTCCCGGAGGTATGAATTGAGAGCAGTAGAATCGGAAGAAGAGGAAGCAGCAGCAGATCATGCATTGCATTCCTCTGTCGTGCTGAATTCAGTGAAGACATCCTCAGCCTCGCATTGAAGTTAATCGATCTCTCTCTATCAAGCGTTTGGAACCTCTTCAACCCCAATCCCCTACTCAGGCCCAACCCTTCTTTGTGAAAGCTGAAAGCTTCACTGTGAaatgagataaaaaaagaaaatgcactgTGAATTTATAGCGGTGCCCTTCCCTAAGGCCACCGTTGTTTTCCATGGGCACTAACTATGGCCGCAAGCCAATTTTGTTGTAGTGGTGAAGGCAGAAGGAAAGGTGACGcgagaaaaggaagagggaacCAGAAGGGGAAGGGAAAGGACGGTGATGggagaaggggaaggggaaTGAAAATGAAGTGTTACCTGTTTTGACACAAGAGGCTGAAGTTGCTCTGAGGTTGCGAGCTGCTGAAGTTGCTGCGCTGAACAAGAGAGGCTCCAAGAAGTTGGAGTTGAAAACGCTGCTCCTTTCAactggcaaaaaaaaaaaagaaaaattaccgGGGGTGAAGTTCCACCTGTTTTCGTGGAACTTTATTCCTGGTATTGAAGTTCCACAACCCTAATTATAACACAAAAGTTGAAACTGAACCAACTTTTGATTAGTGGGAACATAATAACACACGtaattacacaaaaaaaaaaaagcaaccaaACAATCCTAACTGCCTCTGATCTCTTGCATTTTCTAGAAATCTAACTATCTAGATAGTTTTTAAAAGCAcaacaaaacaatatatatatatatatagagagagagagagagaaatcctaaaatttcacaaaaatacAACATGAAATGTAGAGTTCGTAGAAAGCTtggaaatctgatttttcttccAGGAAATTAAAATTCTTGATCTGATCCATAAAACAAGATCTTCATAATTCCATTGATGCAGGGCAAAAACAAGAGCTAATAAAAGTTAATAACTTAAAATCTGTACCTCtagaagttttgaaattttgtggtAGTTCCGTAAGATGTTAAacaaatcaacataaaaaaaaggcgACCCAAATTTTCCTTGTTTATTCtccaaacaaaaaggaaaaaaggtcTCTGCCCTGCTATGCCAGAAAGACACTGATTTTCAATGTTTTGAATAACAGATGAAAACGGGTATATATTTTTGCAAGATAAAAATTGGCCTTTGTTCCTAAGAATTGAAATATGCACAAAACAAGCACCAGATTTTTTTTCTACTAcaataattatttttcattgttctttcAAATTCAGCCAAATtctatttgaaaacaaaattttgaggttgaaatttttgaactttcatttctaatttttacCATGAGATCTGGCCATCCTCCATGGCTGGTAGTGGCGGAGTGCTGAGCaaaattaaatgattttttattttttagctaAAATTAACCTTAAGTTGGTATTTTAGCTTCAAAATTTATCCCCATGAATATTGAAATG
Proteins encoded in this region:
- the LOC116249604 gene encoding uncharacterized protein LOC116249604 → MASSGYINFASILHDDVKGGLKKRKVVDVTQKSIKESFSLQGRQELDLKVAAFFYANCIPFNVARSPYWRDLVTYIANCNLSGYVPPSSERLRTILLEQQKSQVNNLLEYQKLTWKQHGVSIVSDGWTNLQRRPFINFIATSANRPIFLKAIDASGEYKSAEYLKGLFMEIIEEVGKDKVVQIITDDTPICKAAGIAIEHDYPHIFWTPCAVHSLNLALKGICNPPSKEQDPHAYELCSWIEDLEKDVRNIRNFIVNHQYALSIYDKHSDLKLLRVAETRFASLIVMVKRMKRVKSALISMVTDDDWNFYRADDDDKAQAIKRLILDDKWWDKIFYFLAFTEPFWEMLKVLDCDNSTLHRVYEMWDTMIEKIQDVIFKHEKKNIAFEDSAFFVHVRKILIARWDKSSTLLQCMAHSLNPKYYGKKWLAQGIGRTPPHKDPKLSKNILACLNRIFIDVHQNREAHDEFERFSTGIGEDLCATVDKDDYAPMSWWIKHGYAYHTLQRLALRLLVQPATSSCSERNWSTYSQIHTIKQNNLTSKRAKDLVYVHSNLRLLSRNKEEYRKGETKNWDVNVEDLNLEEDNELEVVNSRFEEPSIPSTCSNVEEEENDLGID